TCGTCTTCGACTACCGCGGCTTCGGTGAGAGCGAGGGGGCGCCGCGACAGACGGTCTCGCTCCCGGGTCAGCTCGAGGACTGGCGCGCCGCGATCGCCGCCGCAGGCAGGTTGCCCGGGGTGGACCCCCAGCGGATCGTGCTGTGGGGCGAGTCCCTGGCCGGCGGCCACGTGCTCAGCGCCGCGGCCGACCGCACCGACATCGCCGCGGTGGTCTCGGTGGTCCCGATGGTCGACGGCATCGCCGCCGGGCTGCACGCGACGAAGTCGCACAGCGCCCGCGAGCTGCTCAAGGCCACCGGCCTCGGCATCGCCAGCAAGATCTCCGAGGCCCGCGGACGCGGCGCCTCGATGATCCCGATCGTCGCCCGCCCCGGCGAGGTCGGCGCGCTCACGGTCGCCGGCGCCCTGGAGGACATGCTCAGCATCGCCGGACCGACCTGGCGCAACGAGATCGCCGCCCACGTGACCCTCGAGCTCGGCACGCGTGCCCCCGCCAAGGCAGCCTCGCGGATCAAAGCCCCCGTGCTCGTGCAGATCTGCGACTTCGACCAGAGCTCTCCCCCGCACGCCGCGGCCAAGGCCGCCTTCGCCGCCCAGGCGGAGGTACGGCACTACCCGGGCGACCACTTCGACACCTTCCCCGGCAAGCCGTTCCACGAGCCGGCCGTGAAGCACGCGGTCAGCTTCCTGACCCGGAAGCTGGGTGCTGAGGTCACCACGTCTCGGCAAGCTCGACGACCGGAGGGCTCGGCCGTCGAGCTCGTCGAGACGTCCG
The DNA window shown above is from Marmoricola sp. OAE513 and carries:
- a CDS encoding alpha/beta hydrolase, with product MTPENLTFSSQGTTCAAWHFPATDDGLTTATGRPVVVMAHGLGGTKDSGLAPFAEAFAAAGLDAFVFDYRGFGESEGAPRQTVSLPGQLEDWRAAIAAAGRLPGVDPQRIVLWGESLAGGHVLSAAADRTDIAAVVSVVPMVDGIAAGLHATKSHSARELLKATGLGIASKISEARGRGASMIPIVARPGEVGALTVAGALEDMLSIAGPTWRNEIAAHVTLELGTRAPAKAASRIKAPVLVQICDFDQSSPPHAAAKAAFAAQAEVRHYPGDHFDTFPGKPFHEPAVKHAVSFLTRKLGAEVTTSRQARRPEGSAVELVETSAPTQGAHRG